The sequence gggagggtgtagCCGCCATATTTGTGGTAATGAAGATATGTGTGGTACAGTGCAATATGTTTTCATGAATGTGGTAAAGTAATGTACTGCAAGTGAAGCGCGGTGGTGCGAGGTGGTTTGGAGTGGTGAAGTGTGTGGACGAGGCGTGAGGGGATGGCGGGGGGCCGTGAAAAGCGTCAGAGATCAATGTTGGTGTTTAGGACATGAAGGCTACACGGACGATGGGTGATGAGAGTAATGCAGAGAATAATAATCGGGTGACTAATGAGAGGAAATGTTACGTCAATTAATGTAATGTGGGAAATAGTAATCACCTGGGACCATGTTCACAACTTCAtatatttgagaaggctttcgtaggagttttgggcatttccaggggtagtttaatgaccccggtggtagttttaGCCTTCttgtgtaccatgaacgtgaaaaagcactcatgaaaacccgatcagtctccttttcggcctttggaaatcgttgacATGAAAGGTGGAAGCGTCTTAGACTACCAACCCAGGTGTACTCGGCCAGTGAAGTGAATGTAGGGGCGTATCGGTGCTTCTATAGCCAGTGTTTACACGACAGAATGCTCATCGTAGCGTGATGGGATAAAAGGGACAGTGATCAATGTTACGGAGGAGGCGGTGACCAGATCCCTAGAGCCATGAGTGGGTCTCGCCtcagcaagggaagggaagggaggaaaaggaaagggaagggaaggaaagacaagggaagggaagggaagaaaaaggaaggaatggggagaagagaagaggtagggaagagatgaggaggaggagaaggagagggaaaggaatggatgggaaagcaagaagggaaggaaaggataggatgcacacacacacacacacacacacacacacacgcgcatcaCCCACATCACACTATCACCACGAGACTCACCAACCTCCTAAAGCTACTCTTCCCACAACCTCCTGCTACTGCTACTTCCACTACAACTCCAAACAGCCTCTCCCTCTCAGGGCTGGAATgcatacaagagttgtgtattcgaacacgattacgaatacttcaaattcaaACGAATACGAATaggaattcgaatacactgaaatggtttcaattctaatacaaatacgaatacttattgaaagtattcatgaatacgttgatgaatacttttcattgaaaaataccttctagCCGCAAGTGGGTGCAGCACTGTTCTAAAGTTTTGAACGGAAAAATGAGCTTTTGAACAATGATTTGTGACTGGTGCCAGTACCCGCTACAGGATATCACGTTTACCTTACAACTTGTgaggaacaacggctgttatttaTAATAATATATTTTGAAGAAGTCGTCAATAGTCGCAGagtacgaatacttttcccttgtattcgaatacaaatGAGAATGCTTTGATTTACAgcaataattattcgaatacgaatacacccaaatatggTATTCAGATGTATAGAATAccaataccgaatacgaatactccatccctgctccctctcttcctcataagaacataagaacgtaaggagtctgccagAGGCCGGTGGGTCTATACAAGGCAACTCCTTTGAAcccaaccccacctaacatccatgaatttatgtaaaatctattttttaatgtgcctatcgtattggcactcacaacatgactaccAAGCcttttccattcatctaccaccaGTTTTTGCCTATATATGtccgttgaatctgaatttatccagtttaaacccattactacgtgtcctactcggttctcttaccattagaaccttattaatatccccctcaccccctttttAAAGCCCTTCAGCCATTTATGAACtccaagtctcctcgcaccctccgCCTTTCTAGAGGATAcaagtttaattgtttaagtctttcctcatgtggcaagtttcgtaactcgtgaatcatctttgtcatcctcctctgtaccgattctgaCGTTTTGATAtcacactctcttcctctccttccctctctctctctctctctctctctctctctctctctctctctctctctctctctctctctctctctctctctctctctctctctctctctctcacacacacacacacacacacacacacacacgtaacataccctgctctctccctcccttcctccaacccctccctctcatccctccccacccctccccttccttctcaatctcttccccctttcctcccttccctttccatatcttccgttcccttttctttccattcccttctcctcccttgtcctcttctctcttatcttccattctcttcccttccccttcccttccattgtttttccttctctccactcctttcttttctcctctccacctcttccccactccaccccacacacactcacaggcactGGGTCACCTCGACGGTCTGCGTGAAATATCCTTCGTAGGGGATCTGCACCACGTATCGCCACACGCCCTGGTAATTCCTGGCGAAGACGGGCGTGATGTACTCCACGGCTGACGGGCAGGGAGTGAGGGGCTGCGCTGAACCACCGCCCAGGCCGCCTCCTCCcccagcgccgccgccgccgcccccccgcAGGCTGTTCAGGGAGTTGTAGTCGTCCCTGTTCTGGGCTGTGCCGCTGCCgctgccaccgccgccgctgtcGCCTTTCCCGGACATCGTGTTGTAGAGGAGGCATAATCTGTTAGAGGGGCgggggagatgggagaggggaggggggggtagttagttaaggttgttgttgttatcattattggttattattgttgttgtttctctaattattactactgtttctaatgctactactcctactactactacaactactactactactactactactactactactactactactactactactactactactactactactactactactactactactactactactactactactactactactactattactacttctactactactactactactactactactactactactactactactactactactactattacttacaaGCCCAAGTTCTTGTCACAAAAggatcttccttcccttcctctcaaccctcttccttccacctcctcctcctccacttccttcctctcctcctcctcttccttcttcttctcattcttcttctcttttccttgcaGGGCAGAACCCGTGGATCTGATTGGTCGGCGGATGACCCGAAACTGATCTCTGCAACGTGATTGGTCGAGgcgtgagtgttgttgttgttgttgttgttgttgttattgttattacaggTGTGACTATGAACTCTTTCTTTCTTGGTCtttcggttctctctctctctctctctctctctctctctctctctctctctctctctctctctctctctctctctctctctctctctctctctctctctctctctctctctctctctctctctctcacacacacacacacacacacacacacacactcataagtacataagaacgtaaggactcTGATATACCAACAacaaccacgagtctagcacgtgAACagaccacccccaccccctcaacCACATACCTTAAGGGGACATTCTCGCTCCGCATCTTGGCAACTTTGGGCAGTGTCTTGTCCTCCTTCAGAATGGGCAACGTGCGGCTGAAGAAGTCCAGGGTTTTGTTCTTGATGAGGCcgctggaaagagagagagagagagagagagagagagagagagagagagagagagagagagagagagagagagagagagagagagagagagagagagagagagagagagagagagagagagatagagagagagagagagagagagagagagagagagagagagagagagagagagagagagagagagagagagagagagagagagagagagagagagagagagagagagagagagagagagagagagagagagagagagagagagagagagagagagagagagagagcgtcattcCCATACACTAACACATTTTATTGCAGcagaggaagcaggtcaagggcaaaaaactataaaaaaaataataataataaaaacaataaaaataaaaagtaaaaaataaataaaaacaagagaacACGGCGCCCCTGGGTATGGCTGGTGAGGGCCGGGTAAAAAAACAACCTTAAATAACTCCAACCAAACCGTacttaccctaacttaacctatcctgcCCCGTACAGACTTCGGGAATATTTGGCCGGGTACTCACAATGGGTAGGAAGCGCCCTGCAgacattgtgattcccactcaaaaatACCTTACACAACTCTAAccaaaccttacttaacctaacgtaacctatcctgccctgttcaagagtaggcggcacatacccgtacagacttCGGAAATATGCGGCCGGGTACTCACAAGGGGTAGGAAGCGCCCTGCAgacattgtgattcccactcaaaaatACCTAATATAACTCTAAccaaaccttacttaacctaacgtaacctatcccgccctgttcaagagtaggcggcacatacccgtacagacttCGGAAATATGCGGCCGGGTACTCACAAGGGGTAGGAAGCGCCGTGCAGACTCTGGCCCAGGGGGTTGAGGGGCAGCAGGCCGTCATTGAGATCGCCGCAAAGGTTGTCCAGTGACTGTCTCGCTTCCTCGGGGGTTTCTAGTGTGCCTGGGGAGTAGCGTGATGTTGTAGGAGGTTATAggagtgatagtaataataatgttgccactgctattactactactactactactactactactactactatacctgcGCAGGGGACCGTTGACTGAAGGTAGGGCGGCTTCCTTACTCGGGGGGGAATTTTACCCGGGGCCTCCTCAAAGGGGTAGTAGCCTTCGGGGTAGTCGCTTACTCCTTGAGAATGTACGGACACCACTGCAAAGGCCTagggggagagatgggaaagggggtagaaggagggggaaggaagggaggggaggggaaggggagaggaggaaggaagaggggacgggacggaaaggaagggattttattttattattcatctctctctctctctctctctctctctctctctctctctctctctctctctctctctctctctctctctctctctctctctctttaatttagTTTCTTTAGAGATTTATGTTTTATGtcactttctcttattttctcttattttctcccatttctctctctctctctctctctctctctctctctctctctctctctctctctctctctctctctctctctctctctctcacacacacacacacatacacacacacacacacacacacacacacacacacacacacacacacacacacacacacacacacacacacatagacactcTACTCCTAAGTTAATTTTAAGTTTCTAATTTTAATGATctttatatataatatgtatattttcagctctcgagctgctcATCCCTTAATAAAccgtatatttttattattattattacacacgcaagcatgtgtgtgtgtgtgtgtgtgtgtgtgtgtgtgtgtgtgtgtgtgtgtgtgtgtgtgtgtgtgtgtgtgtgtgtgtgtgtgtgtgtgtgtgtgcgtgtgtgtgtgtgtgtgtgtgtgtgtgtgtgtgtgtgtgtgtgtgtatgtagtatgtatgaaatgtatatatGGTATAAATCTCTCataactttctctcctttctccttctcctcctcctcctcctcctcctcctctaattacaCAAGGTTATTATGACACTTTTTCTCTCCAAGTTTCTCTCGAGggtagaaagtgagagagagagagagagagagagagagagagagagagagagagagagagagagagagagagagagagagagagagagagagagagagagagagagagagagagagagagagagagagagagagagagagagagagagagagagatcacaccatcatttttctcttctctctttctttctcttcttccctctccgcctaaactcctcctcctcctcctcctcctcctcctcctcttcctcaggtaACAGGAAGTGATTCATTAAgtaatatcatgaaaaaaatactaGACCGAGACtgatccctcttcctcctcctcttcctcatcctcctttcctactccatcattatcataatttcTACTTCTCCAACTCCttcataactcctcctcctcctcctcctagccctcctccttttcctgtataCTTATATCCTCCTTTTACAACCaacgcctccgtggtgcagtggtaagCGAATCTACCAACGAATCCAcgggtctgggttcgaatcccggtccggGAAGTAGGCATGCAACACACCCGGCTGTTCATCCTTCTCTTGGGGTGGTTGATAAATGGACACCTGGGAACATTTGGGAACACATGAGgacacctggggacacctgggaacacctggggacacctgggaacaCATGAGGACACCTGGGGACACTTGGGGACACCTGGGAACACATGAGGacacctgggaacacctggggacacctgggaacacctggggacacctgggaacacctggggacacctggggacacctgaggacacctgggaacacctggggaaggcacattgtggtaacccgaatgtcacaCTGGTCCCCCCACCACAGGCTCTAGGGGAAGGAGACGGAGTTGAGCACCGCCCCCACGCGCACCTAGAGTCTATACGCCCACGACTTAACCTtctgcaacctcctcctcctcctcctcctccaacttctctgtctattccatcttctcttccttccttcattttctttctcctcctcctcctcttcattttacattattatatttactcttcctttactcttcttgctctcctcctcctcctcctcctcctcctcctcctcctcctcctcctgctgccgtgGTTCGTGTGTAAACATTGGTGGGAAGgtcacattgtgtgtgtgtgtgtgtgtgtgtgtgtgtgtgtgtgtgtgtgtgtgtgtgaccccatTCCTTACCTTgaccgcccgtgtgtgtgtgtgtgtgtgtgtgtgtgtgtaggtgagcgGTTGGGCGTGTACCGtacctgtgtgtacctgtgtgtgtgtgtgtgtgtgtgtgtgtgtgtgtgtgtgtgtgtgtgtgtgtgtgtgtaggtgagcgGTTGGGCGTGTaccgtacctgtgtgtgtgtgtgtgtgtgtgtgtgtgtgtgtgtgtgtgtgtgtgtgtgtgtgtgtgtgtgtgtgtgtgtgtgtgtgtgtgtgtgtgtgtgtgtgtgtgtgtgtgtgtgtgtgtgagtgtgtgtgtgtgtgtgtgtgtgtgtgtgtgtgtgtgtgtgtgtgtgtgtgtgtgtgtgtgtgtgtgtgtgtgtgtgtgtgtgtgtgtgtgtgtgtgtgtgtgtgtgtgtgtgtgtgtgttacgacaTAAACTTGACAACTCATACGactaaatggaaaataaagattgggaacgagataaaaaaaaagtatattagtgggaaacatttgaaacatttgagacattttattatacttgcaatttgtatatacattgtttaatataaggaagggaagggaaatgaagggaacggaagggaagggaagatatgggaaggaaaggaaaggaaagggaaggaaggggatggaaagggaggggaggagaaggaaagagaagggaaggaaaaagaagggaaaggaagggaagagaagaatagggagggaaggggaggggaagggaaaggaaggaaagttaagggaagggagaggaaatgaagagaaggaaaggaaggggatgggaagggaggagaagggaagcgaagggaagggaagggaagagaagggaaaaggacaaaagtatgaggtaaagaaggaggtaaggaaaaaaaatagatacatctcctcctcctcctcctcttctttttgccatcctcctccttctcttcctcttcttcttcttcgtcttcctcttcctgacctctccctcctctttttttttcttgatctcctcctcctcctcctcctgacctgaCCTAAAGGAAGCAGGGTCACGAAGGTCAAATGTCAccggaaggggatgagagagagagagagagagagagagagagagagagagagagagagagagagagagagagagagagagagagagagagaatgagggtctaacgggagaggagagagagtgagagagagagagagagagagagagagagagagagagagagagagagagagagagagagagagagagagagagagagagagagagagagagagagagagagagagagagagagagagagagagagagagagagagagagagagagagagagagagagagagagagagagagagagagagagagagagagagagagagagagagagagagagagagagagagagagagagagagagagagagagagagagagagaggttagggggACAAACCATTTAGAGAGGCCaggaggaagtgagtgagagaATGTGAACtagctctattttcttttttttccctccttattttcctttttttttcctccaacgttaatttctctctccctcatatatTCTTAAatcaattcttccttctctccttccttccttcctcccttcccttcctcccttccttacctccattgtttcctcccctcctctccttctccttccttcccttcccttctcttctcttccctccctttttctcccttcccttccttccttccttacctccattgtttcctcccctcctctccttcttttcccttctccttccttcccttcccttctcttctcttccctccctttttctcccttcccttccttccttccttacctccattgtttcctcccctcctctccttcttttcccttcttccttcccttcccttctcttccctccctttttttcccaatccttccttccttccgtttcctttttcccattcatattttatcattctctctctctctctcaaacacacacacacacacacacacacacacactcattaaacactcttacacacacacacacacacacacacacacacacacacacacacacacacacacacacacacacacacataacgggAATTTCCCCTCCACTGCGGcctcctcctagctcctcctcctcctcctcctcctcctcctcctcctccacctccccttcctcatcatcttcgttttcttctacttattattattattattatgattattattattattattattattattattattattattatcattattacttataCTTACGAACAGGAGTGGGAGTAACATATTGaagctcctgttgttgttgttgttgttgttgttgttgttgtttatgaagGCGGTCGTGGTGGTGACTGTGTTGAATCTGCTTTTCTCACCacagctgcagagagagagagagagagagagagagagagagagagagagagagagagggggggggatttTGATTatattagtaatgataataataataataataataataataataataataataataataataataataataataataataataataataataataataataataataataataataataataataataataataataataataataataataataattttactacTATTGGCAAGGTtccgggtcctcctcctcctctttcacacctACACGGGGTAaaaatggtgttgatgatgatggtggtgatggtggtggtggtggtaatgaggtgtaATTAATCTGCAATTATCCGTAACTGTTTgtcatgttatctctctctctctctctctctctctctctctctctctctctctctctctctctctctctttcgattaTTGTGAAagttatgtattttattttttgtcattttttgaaATGCACGAATGTAAACTgaattttttctactactactactactaccactactactactatgtacagtcaccaccaccaccaccactactactactactactactactactactactactgctgctactgctactgctattactgcgaCTATTCCTGTTTTGCCGGAGGTCGAGGGGGCGGCGTCTGCATAGGCACTTATCTCTAAATCCATCAGTCCACCTCTCCAAGTCTCTGTTCAGTGTCcgtgtctcacagccacagagtcaGACAAAGAGCACAAGCAATCTAAAGAGCCGAACCTTTGTCCTTCTACACGCGTATCGACGATGCCATATATCTACCCGTGCTGAACATGTCCATAACACCGGGCCAGCTAAGCCATTccgaagagttcaagtcgtaggaaagtGGGAATacagaaagagttcaagtcgtaggaagatGAAATTACAGACTAAGGAAGACCGTTACATTTTGTTAGCGACAGAGATGAAAGAACgaaggcagggggggagggggggaggatatATGTCCGTAACCCAGCAAAGGAAGAGTTGAAGTCCTAGGAAAGTGGAAATACTgatagagttcaagtcataggaaggtggaaatacGACCAAGGAAGACCGTTGTAGTTTGatagcgaaagggatgaaagaataaacgaagggaaaggggaaggaaatataaCCTGTAAGTCATTCTGAAACTGATAACACTTTGCAGTTTGGCAAGACAGAAACCACAGAAAGAGTTTAAGTCACAGGAAGTTGGAAAGACAGACCAAGGAAGATCGTTACGGTTTGATAGCGAAAGGGATGaacgaatgaagggaaggggggaggaaatatAACCTGTAAGCAATTCTGAAACTGATAACACTTTGCAGTTTGGCAAGACAAAAACCACAGAAAGAGTTCAATTAAATGTACAGACACGCATGCAGGTGACGATACATACTTGGTACAGGAAAGAGTAAAGACACATAAATACTAACCAATGGGCACGTCTCCTCTAACCACACGTAACACAGatgtacacacagacacagacagacaggcagacacgaCCGCTACACACAACGGCTAACACAGAACTGGATGTGAATAgcggatggagggagagagaagtgggccaccgcagagagagagagagagagagagagagagagagagagagagagagagagagagagagagagagagagagagagagagagagagagagagagagagagagagagagagagagagagagagagagagagagagagagagagagagagagagagagagagagatttacatagatttacatagaaaatcagaccacacagaccccatggtccagactaagtggtctgtccttaaacctaagtgattctacattgatCAGAAGGCTCAAAAACGATGCacttcaactctagttgatattaagatgaaggaagtgacggtcaagcttgtttttgaaggagtcaatcgtgttacactggaccactgacggtgggagcttattccattctcgcactacaacgttggtgaagaaaaatttggtgcagtctgaatttacttgtctacatttgagttttatgccattgttcctcgttcgcaaagtgtcatcgatcataaacaattttgttctgtctacattcgtgaaaccattaagtagttgaaaacattcgatcagttttcctcggaggtgacgtatctcaagagagaacatgttaagggtgaaaagcctttcttcgtaggatttgttgcgcaaggaagggatcatttttgttgcccgacgctgaacaccttctaatttagcaatgtcctttgcatggtggggagaccaaaactgtaccgcatattccaagtggagtctaactaaactgttgtag comes from Eriocheir sinensis breed Jianghai 21 chromosome 49, ASM2467909v1, whole genome shotgun sequence and encodes:
- the LOC126981976 gene encoding uncharacterized protein LOC126981976: MLLPLLFAFAVVSVHSQGVSDYPEGYYPFEEAPGKIPPRVRKPPYLQSTVPCAGTLETPEEARQSLDNLCGDLNDGLLPLNPLGQSLHGASYPFGLIKNKTLDFFSRTLPILKEDKTLPKVAKMRSENVPLRDQFRVIRRPIRSTGSALQGKEKKNEKKKEEEEERKEVEEEEVEGRGLRGREGRSFCDKNLGLLCLLYNTMSGKGDSGGGGSGSGTAQNRDDYNSLNSLRGGGGGGAGGGGGLGGGSAQPLTPCPSAVEYITPVFARNYQGVWRYVVQIPYEGYFTQTVEVTQCLSSQCHYMSGSCLASPRWVSLLVAEVYYPDALFPARAPPPDLSRSAVFNEKPPNFKTGGGFLQRQGAGGSGVGGGVGGAGHQRTTPTPSYCDGQDEIGCFQVRLYYDWFLIPGSCKCWKQDYFASLAYRK